From the Oceanicaulis alexandrii DSM 11625 genome, one window contains:
- a CDS encoding WbqC family protein encodes MRILSAHQPVYLPGLILFHKIALSDVFVLLPDVQFQRHSWQQRNRVRNGKDAIFLSVPVKKSGDLHRTIRQTEIAGEPWRKKHLTTLKQVYGKRPHFEAYFPAIEALIEADYANLSDLNCALIRHFCAVLELEAQILDSAELVHEGESQDRLISLCQAAGADAYISNVGAASYVDEAGFPAQGVTHYWQAFTPPEYRQGKAFLPNLSIVDALFNLGPDTARLVRSCGEMTRDLEVAQAALLG; translated from the coding sequence TTGCGGATATTGAGCGCCCACCAGCCGGTCTACCTCCCGGGGCTGATCCTGTTTCACAAGATCGCCCTCAGCGATGTGTTCGTCTTGCTGCCGGACGTGCAGTTTCAGCGCCATAGCTGGCAGCAAAGAAACCGGGTGCGCAATGGCAAGGACGCGATCTTCCTGTCTGTCCCCGTGAAGAAGTCGGGAGACCTTCACCGAACGATCCGACAGACCGAAATCGCAGGCGAACCCTGGCGCAAGAAGCATTTGACGACGCTGAAACAGGTTTATGGCAAGCGACCGCATTTTGAGGCGTATTTTCCGGCCATAGAAGCGCTGATCGAGGCGGACTACGCCAATCTCTCAGATCTCAATTGCGCGCTGATCCGGCACTTTTGCGCCGTGCTGGAGCTTGAGGCGCAGATCCTTGATAGCGCGGAGCTGGTCCATGAGGGCGAGAGCCAGGACCGGCTGATCTCGCTATGTCAGGCCGCGGGCGCTGACGCTTATATCTCCAATGTGGGCGCCGCGAGTTATGTGGACGAGGCGGGGTTTCCGGCGCAGGGCGTCACCCATTACTGGCAGGCCTTCACACCACCAGAATACAGGCAGGGCAAGGCCTTCCTGCCCAATCTCTCCATCGTCGACGCGCTGTTCAATCTGGGGCCGGACACGGCCAGGCTGGTGCGAAGCTGTGGAGAGATGACGCGTGATCTGGAAGTGGCGCAGGCGGCTTTGCTAGGTTGA
- a CDS encoding vWA domain-containing protein, with product MALFHRFFTDLRAAKIPVSTREYLTLLEALKKGAIEQEVDSFYAVSRAALVKDERNFDKFDKVFAHHFEGIEALGDLFKSDEIPEDWLKAQMQRHLTKEEMEALQEMDFDQLMKTLQDRLKEQEKRHEGGNKWIGTGGTSPYGNSGWSPNGVRIGGKSKNKKASKVWENRRFKDLDSERELGTRNLKVALRRLRQFARDGAEEELDLDGTIRATANKGYLDVQMRPERRNAVKVLVFFDVGGSMDPYIDLTERLFSAARGVFKNLEYFYFHNCIYEGVWKSNLRRRTETQSMWDVLHKYPSDYKVVIVGDAAMSPSEITHPGGSVEHWNEEAGGVWLRRLKETYPHLVWLNPTPEGWWPHTYSVQLVREIIGEERMFSLTLTGVDKAMKELAKRR from the coding sequence ATGGCGCTTTTCCATCGCTTCTTCACCGATCTGCGCGCGGCGAAAATTCCGGTCTCAACCCGGGAATACCTCACCCTGCTTGAAGCCCTGAAAAAGGGCGCGATCGAGCAGGAGGTGGACAGCTTTTACGCCGTCAGCCGCGCTGCGCTGGTCAAGGACGAGCGCAATTTTGACAAGTTCGACAAGGTCTTCGCCCATCATTTCGAAGGTATTGAAGCGCTTGGCGATCTGTTCAAGTCTGACGAAATTCCCGAAGACTGGTTGAAAGCCCAGATGCAGCGCCATCTCACCAAGGAGGAGATGGAGGCGCTGCAGGAGATGGATTTCGACCAGCTCATGAAGACGCTGCAGGACCGGCTCAAAGAGCAGGAAAAACGCCATGAGGGCGGCAATAAATGGATCGGCACAGGCGGCACCAGCCCCTATGGCAATTCAGGCTGGAGCCCGAACGGCGTCCGCATTGGCGGCAAGTCGAAGAACAAGAAAGCCAGCAAGGTCTGGGAGAACCGCCGCTTCAAGGATCTTGATTCAGAACGCGAGCTGGGCACCCGAAACCTGAAGGTCGCGCTGCGTCGTCTGCGCCAGTTCGCCCGTGACGGGGCGGAAGAAGAACTCGATCTGGACGGCACGATCCGCGCCACCGCCAACAAGGGGTATCTCGACGTCCAGATGCGCCCCGAGCGCCGGAACGCCGTGAAGGTCCTGGTGTTCTTTGATGTGGGCGGGTCCATGGACCCCTATATCGATCTCACCGAGCGCCTGTTCTCGGCCGCGCGGGGCGTGTTCAAGAATCTTGAGTATTTCTACTTCCACAACTGCATCTATGAAGGCGTGTGGAAGTCCAATCTGCGGCGCCGCACCGAGACCCAGTCCATGTGGGACGTGCTGCACAAATACCCCAGCGACTACAAGGTGGTGATCGTGGGTGACGCCGCCATGTCCCCAAGCGAGATCACCCATCCCGGCGGTTCGGTCGAGCACTGGAACGAGGAAGCCGGCGGGGTCTGGCTGCGGCGTCTGAAAGAAACCTATCCGCATCTGGTCTGGCTGAACCCGACGCCCGAAGGCTGGTGGCCGCACACCTATTCGGTGCAGTTGGTCCGCGAGATCATCGGCGAGGAGCGCATGTTCTCCCTGACCCTGACAGGCGTGGACAAGGCGATGAAGGAACTGGCCAAGCGGCGCTAA
- a CDS encoding MaoC family dehydratase, with the protein MSLLDTYKARLGQSHSSDWFEVTQDQVNTFADVTLDHQFIHVDPERARTESPFGGPIAHGFLTLSMLSHFAEKALPAFEAGVIGINYGFEKVRFLTPVRVGSKIRGTFTLANVIERKPGQLQLTQDAVVEIEGSDSPALIAQWLSLVVEG; encoded by the coding sequence ATGAGCTTGCTAGATACATACAAGGCCCGCCTGGGCCAATCGCATTCGTCGGACTGGTTTGAGGTCACCCAGGATCAGGTCAACACCTTCGCGGACGTGACCCTGGATCACCAGTTCATCCATGTGGACCCTGAGCGCGCCAGGACCGAAAGCCCGTTCGGCGGCCCGATCGCCCACGGCTTTCTGACGCTGTCCATGCTCAGCCATTTCGCCGAGAAAGCCCTGCCGGCCTTCGAGGCGGGCGTGATCGGCATCAATTACGGCTTTGAGAAAGTGCGCTTTCTGACGCCGGTGCGTGTGGGATCAAAGATCCGCGGCACGTTCACTCTGGCCAATGTCATTGAACGCAAACCCGGCCAGCTTCAGCTGACCCAGGACGCCGTTGTAGAAATCGAGGGCTCTGACAGCCCGGCGCTGATCGCCCAATGGCTCAGCCTGGTGGTGGAAGGCTAG
- a CDS encoding Hpt domain-containing protein, giving the protein MSAPVLDRDHLEQYTAGDAALETELFGLLSDQIDACISLMKAARSDEDWRTAVHTLKGAARGVGAMELGEACAKAEACYPDAEALQAVETASERARDAMAAVRG; this is encoded by the coding sequence ATGAGCGCGCCCGTTTTGGACCGAGATCATCTGGAGCAGTACACCGCTGGCGATGCGGCGCTGGAGACCGAATTGTTCGGATTGTTGTCCGATCAGATCGACGCCTGCATCAGCCTGATGAAAGCCGCGCGGTCTGATGAAGACTGGCGCACGGCGGTCCACACCCTGAAGGGTGCCGCGCGCGGCGTCGGCGCGATGGAGCTGGGTGAGGCGTGCGCCAAGGCGGAGGCGTGCTATCCCGATGCTGAAGCGCTGCAGGCGGTGGAGACGGCGTCCGAACGGGCGCGAGACGCCATGGCGGCGGTCCGCGGCTAG
- a CDS encoding chorismate mutase, whose product MSSKTPDHFDLEDLNARTAPEACETMADVRDGVDRMDRALVALITERTRYMQAAARIKPSRDVVRDEARIEDVVSKVLKSAETTGLPATIAEPVWRELVEQSIAYEFRVWDKTR is encoded by the coding sequence ATGTCGTCTAAAACGCCTGACCATTTTGATCTCGAAGATCTCAACGCTCGCACCGCTCCAGAGGCCTGCGAGACCATGGCGGACGTGCGCGATGGCGTGGACCGGATGGATCGCGCCCTTGTCGCGCTGATCACCGAACGCACGCGCTATATGCAAGCCGCCGCGCGCATCAAGCCCAGCCGGGATGTGGTGCGCGATGAGGCGCGGATTGAGGATGTTGTGAGCAAGGTGCTCAAAAGCGCCGAAACCACAGGCCTGCCCGCCACGATCGCCGAGCCGGTCTGGCGCGAGCTGGTCGAGCAATCCATCGCTTACGAATTCAGGGTCTGGGACAAGACGCGCTAG
- the hisF gene encoding imidazole glycerol phosphate synthase subunit HisF, which yields MLMPRLIPVLLLMNGQLVRSETFTQHQIIGDPLHEVSRFNEWKVDELIYLDITREGGLAQGRRDSGNRAYADSMEVLEAVASQCFMPLTWGGRIHSLDQVREIFSRGADKVAINTAAFETPELISQVSKRFGAQAMVVSVDVRQTDDGYEMMTQGGRTATGRDPVSWAKEAEDRGAGEILLQSLDRDGRGTGYDIALIEQVSNAVTIPVIACSGVGVYEHYSKGLKAGADAVAAANIWHFKELADRGGKRALQRAGFDVRM from the coding sequence ATGCTGATGCCGCGCCTGATCCCGGTCCTCTTGCTGATGAACGGCCAGCTGGTCCGCTCTGAAACCTTCACCCAGCACCAGATCATCGGCGATCCGCTGCACGAGGTGTCACGGTTTAACGAGTGGAAGGTGGATGAGCTGATCTATCTCGACATCACCCGCGAGGGCGGGCTGGCCCAAGGTCGCCGCGATTCCGGCAATCGCGCCTATGCCGATTCAATGGAAGTGCTGGAGGCGGTGGCGAGCCAGTGCTTCATGCCGCTGACCTGGGGCGGCCGCATCCACTCTCTGGATCAGGTGCGCGAGATTTTCTCGCGCGGCGCTGACAAGGTCGCCATCAACACCGCCGCTTTCGAGACGCCGGAGCTGATCAGTCAGGTCTCCAAACGCTTTGGCGCGCAAGCCATGGTGGTCAGCGTCGACGTGCGCCAGACGGATGACGGCTATGAGATGATGACCCAGGGCGGCCGCACCGCCACCGGCCGTGATCCGGTGAGCTGGGCTAAGGAAGCCGAAGACCGCGGCGCGGGGGAGATTCTCTTGCAAAGCCTTGATCGGGACGGACGCGGCACGGGCTATGATATCGCCCTGATCGAGCAGGTTTCAAACGCTGTCACCATCCCCGTGATCGCCTGTTCCGGCGTCGGCGTGTACGAGCATTATTCCAAGGGCCTCAAGGCCGGCGCGGACGCCGTCGCCGCCGCCAATATCTGGCATTTCAAGGAACTGGCTGATCGCGGCGGCAAACGCGCTTTGCAACGCGCAGGCTTTGACGTGCGGATGTAG
- a CDS encoding DUF4915 domain-containing protein — protein MSRTTTAEFTTFADVNMRGRGRPIVLAGAGNIADKTLRRIKGVTGIVDNNPNLAGETQAGLTIARPDSLKDAALRPFVVICTTSFVEVGEQLASFGLIPGQDFVVSPVLNDLRIIAEMESLEETVLFTCGLPPLEDPEAGGGLYELQISGAKHSFRKVFKGNFHGLRPHGEHFIAIDDERGLIIFDRDYNILKSFALPQGARCHGVSWSEEKQQYFIACSYLDAILVYSEQGEEIDRIPISPKQARTGSAQHHCNDILVLGDSVYLSMFSATGNWKRDVFDGVVLEYDLADKRWVGPVISDLWMPHSIDFVDGSLVVLDSLRGRLLKNNAQTVGQFPGFARGLAHDGARFFIGQSRNRNYSAAMGVSQNIAIDTAITVFDEHTKVSKSFHLPSTVSEIHGIALNTKR, from the coding sequence ATGAGCCGGACGACCACAGCCGAATTCACGACCTTCGCCGATGTGAACATGCGCGGCCGGGGCCGACCCATCGTGCTGGCGGGCGCGGGCAATATCGCCGACAAGACCCTGCGCCGGATCAAGGGCGTGACCGGGATCGTCGACAACAATCCCAATCTTGCAGGCGAAACTCAGGCCGGGCTGACCATTGCGCGCCCAGACAGCCTGAAAGACGCCGCGCTCCGCCCGTTCGTGGTGATCTGCACGACGTCATTTGTGGAAGTCGGCGAGCAACTGGCGAGCTTTGGCCTTATCCCCGGTCAGGATTTTGTTGTCAGCCCGGTGCTCAATGATCTGCGCATCATCGCGGAGATGGAAAGCCTGGAAGAAACGGTGCTGTTCACCTGCGGTCTGCCGCCTCTGGAGGACCCCGAAGCCGGCGGCGGGCTTTACGAGCTTCAGATCTCCGGCGCGAAACACAGCTTCCGCAAGGTCTTCAAGGGCAATTTTCATGGCCTGCGCCCCCATGGCGAGCACTTCATCGCCATTGATGACGAGCGCGGCCTGATCATTTTTGACCGCGACTACAATATCCTGAAAAGCTTCGCCCTGCCCCAGGGCGCGCGCTGTCACGGCGTCAGCTGGTCTGAGGAGAAGCAGCAGTATTTCATCGCCTGCTCCTATCTCGACGCCATCCTGGTCTATTCCGAACAGGGCGAAGAGATCGACCGCATTCCGATCAGCCCCAAACAGGCGCGCACAGGATCGGCGCAGCATCATTGCAACGACATTCTGGTGCTGGGCGACAGCGTTTATCTGTCGATGTTCTCCGCCACCGGCAACTGGAAGCGCGACGTGTTTGACGGCGTGGTGCTTGAATATGACCTGGCGGACAAGCGCTGGGTGGGGCCGGTGATTTCAGACTTGTGGATGCCGCATTCCATCGACTTTGTGGACGGCTCGCTGGTGGTGCTTGATTCCCTGCGTGGACGCCTTCTGAAGAATAACGCCCAAACCGTGGGGCAATTTCCGGGCTTCGCACGCGGTCTCGCCCATGACGGCGCGCGCTTTTTCATCGGCCAGAGCCGGAATCGGAATTATTCCGCCGCCATGGGCGTGAGCCAGAACATCGCCATCGACACCGCCATCACCGTGTTTGATGAGCACACCAAGGTGTCCAAGAGCTTCCACCTGCCCTCCACGGTGTCGGAGATTCACGGCATTGCGCTCAACACGAAGCGCTGA
- a CDS encoding N-acetyl sugar amidotransferase — protein sequence MSVQFCKTCFYPSSSAAPLTFDEKGMCSGCRVAGQTVDIDWDERWTMLEELVADYRNPKGYDCVIPVGGGKDSFYQTHLAVKKLGLRPLLVTYHGNNFLPEGEYNLQLMREAFDADHIIYRPGLETLIKMNLLGFKLHGDMNWHNHAGIKTYPIRQAVLHDIPLMLWGDHGWVDLGGMFSYSDFPEFTAKTRKEHDLHGLDWDDFTDEGLERHGRPDLKMGLTEKELSFAMYPSDEEIDRVGVRGVYLGFYEKWNGNKCAAVAEEEYGWKKAEYPFERTYRKISNLDDMHENGIHDYLKFIKFGYGRATDHASQDVRLGVMDYKTGLEMVKKHDHVKPRRDLERWLKYVDMTEAEFDQICDTFRDPRVWRIENDQWVKDDVWGGSSSYGPVYLDKNDPRREQYLVKGKQV from the coding sequence ATGAGTGTCCAGTTCTGCAAGACCTGTTTTTATCCCAGCTCGTCAGCGGCGCCGCTGACCTTTGATGAAAAGGGAATGTGCTCGGGCTGCCGTGTGGCGGGCCAGACGGTGGACATCGACTGGGACGAGCGCTGGACGATGCTCGAAGAGCTGGTGGCAGATTACCGTAATCCCAAGGGTTATGACTGCGTCATCCCCGTGGGCGGCGGCAAGGACAGCTTTTACCAGACCCATCTGGCGGTCAAAAAGCTGGGCCTGCGTCCGCTGCTGGTCACCTATCACGGCAACAATTTCCTGCCCGAGGGCGAGTATAATCTCCAGCTGATGCGCGAGGCGTTCGACGCTGACCACATCATTTATCGCCCTGGCCTTGAGACCCTGATCAAGATGAACCTTTTAGGGTTCAAGCTGCATGGCGACATGAACTGGCACAACCATGCCGGCATCAAGACCTACCCGATCCGACAAGCCGTGCTGCATGACATCCCGCTGATGTTGTGGGGCGATCATGGCTGGGTCGATCTGGGCGGCATGTTCTCGTACTCGGACTTCCCCGAATTCACCGCCAAGACCCGCAAGGAGCACGATCTTCACGGGCTGGACTGGGATGATTTCACCGATGAGGGGCTCGAGCGGCATGGCCGCCCGGACCTGAAGATGGGTCTGACCGAGAAAGAGTTGTCCTTCGCCATGTATCCGTCCGACGAGGAGATCGACCGGGTCGGCGTGCGCGGCGTGTATCTGGGCTTTTACGAGAAATGGAACGGCAACAAATGCGCCGCCGTGGCCGAGGAAGAGTACGGCTGGAAGAAAGCCGAATACCCGTTCGAGCGCACCTATCGAAAGATCTCCAATCTCGACGACATGCACGAGAACGGAATTCACGACTATCTCAAATTCATCAAGTTCGGCTATGGCCGCGCCACCGATCACGCCAGCCAGGACGTGCGTCTGGGAGTGATGGATTACAAGACCGGGCTCGAAATGGTCAAAAAGCATGACCACGTCAAACCGCGCCGCGATCTTGAGCGCTGGCTCAAATATGTGGACATGACCGAGGCCGAGTTCGACCAGATCTGCGACACCTTCCGCGATCCGCGCGTCTGGCGCATCGAGAACGACCAATGGGTCAAGGATGACGTCTGGGGCGGATCGTCGAGCTATGGCCCGGTCTATCTTGATAAAAACGATCCGCGCCGCGAGCAGTATCTGGTCAAGGGCAAGCAAGTATGA
- a CDS encoding CBU_0592 family membrane protein — translation MMLSDVIGLTGVACVLSAFFLLQIEKVRSDGLGYLLLNLCGALLLLVSLMVTFNLASFVIEICWLSISLFGLAKWVIRRRKARSDA, via the coding sequence ATGATGCTGTCAGACGTGATCGGGCTCACAGGCGTCGCCTGCGTGCTCTCCGCCTTCTTCCTCCTTCAGATCGAGAAAGTCCGCAGCGACGGGTTGGGCTATTTGTTGCTCAATCTGTGCGGCGCCTTGCTCTTGCTCGTCTCCTTGATGGTGACGTTCAATCTGGCGAGCTTCGTTATTGAAATATGCTGGCTTTCCATCTCGCTGTTTGGCCTGGCGAAATGGGTGATCCGTCGCCGCAAGGCGCGATCAGACGCTTGA
- a CDS encoding AAA family ATPase, translating to MRFEGTKDYVATDELAAAVNAAIILERPLLVKGEPGTGKTELARQVASSLGAPLIEWHIKSTTKAHQGLYEYDAVARLRDSQLGNDKVNDVKNYIRKGKLWEAFDADVRPVLLIDEIDKADIEFPNDLLQELDRMEFYVYETGETIKAEQRPIVIISSNNEKELPDAFLRRCFFHFIAFPDEETMEQIVNVHFPGIKSELLAEALEMFFEVRSAPGLKKKPSTSELLDWLKLLLAEDIDPAILRERDTRKLIPPLHGALLKNEQDVQLFERLAFMTRREG from the coding sequence ATGCGCTTTGAAGGCACCAAGGATTATGTGGCCACCGACGAGCTGGCCGCCGCGGTGAACGCCGCCATCATTCTCGAGCGTCCGCTGCTGGTGAAGGGCGAGCCGGGCACCGGCAAGACCGAGCTGGCGCGCCAGGTCGCGTCCTCTCTGGGGGCGCCGCTGATCGAGTGGCACATCAAGTCTACCACCAAGGCGCATCAGGGGCTTTATGAATACGACGCCGTGGCGCGCCTGCGCGATTCCCAACTGGGCAATGACAAGGTCAACGACGTCAAAAACTATATCCGCAAGGGCAAGCTGTGGGAGGCATTCGACGCCGATGTGCGCCCTGTCCTGCTGATCGACGAGATCGACAAGGCCGATATCGAATTCCCCAACGACCTCCTGCAAGAGCTCGACCGGATGGAGTTCTATGTCTACGAGACCGGCGAGACGATCAAAGCCGAACAGCGTCCGATCGTGATCATCTCGTCCAACAACGAAAAAGAGCTGCCGGACGCCTTCCTGCGCCGCTGCTTCTTCCACTTCATCGCCTTCCCTGACGAGGAAACGATGGAGCAGATCGTCAATGTCCACTTCCCTGGCATCAAATCCGAGCTGCTGGCCGAAGCGCTGGAGATGTTCTTTGAGGTGCGCAGCGCGCCGGGCCTGAAGAAAAAGCCCTCCACCTCCGAATTGCTGGACTGGCTGAAGCTCTTGCTGGCCGAAGACATCGATCCCGCCATCCTGCGCGAGCGCGACACCCGCAAGCTGATCCCGCCGCTGCACGGCGCGCTTTTGAAGAACGAGCAGGATGTTCAGCTGTTTGAACGCCTCGCCTTCATGACCCGGAGAGAAGGCTAG
- the pseF gene encoding pseudaminic acid cytidylyltransferase yields MKIAVIPARGGSKRIPRKNVRPFHGQPMISWPIAAALETGLFDHVIVSTDDDEIAQVAEAAGATAPFRRPPELADDFTGVIPVIAHAMQEMQRITGQSAELVCAIYATAPFLSAADITRGHDALIEAPQQEYAISVTPFAFPVQRALKAVQSESGPGLAPMYPEFIGSRSQDLEEAFHDAAQFFWCRPNALKEEAPVFSPRAIPIMIAPERVQDIDTPYDWDRAELMFAALRKDDGRNPQR; encoded by the coding sequence ATGAAGATCGCGGTCATCCCGGCGCGCGGCGGCTCCAAACGGATCCCGCGCAAGAATGTGCGCCCTTTTCACGGCCAACCCATGATCAGCTGGCCGATCGCGGCGGCTCTGGAAACGGGCCTGTTTGATCATGTGATCGTCAGCACCGATGACGATGAAATCGCGCAAGTCGCGGAGGCAGCCGGCGCAACGGCGCCCTTCCGCCGCCCGCCAGAGCTGGCGGATGATTTCACCGGCGTCATCCCCGTCATCGCCCACGCCATGCAAGAGATGCAGCGGATCACGGGCCAGAGCGCCGAGCTTGTCTGCGCCATTTACGCCACCGCGCCCTTCCTCAGCGCCGCCGACATCACGCGCGGCCATGACGCCCTGATCGAGGCCCCGCAGCAGGAGTATGCGATCTCGGTGACGCCCTTCGCGTTTCCCGTGCAGCGCGCGCTGAAAGCCGTTCAAAGTGAATCCGGGCCGGGCCTGGCGCCGATGTATCCAGAATTCATCGGCTCAAGATCGCAGGATCTGGAAGAGGCGTTTCACGATGCTGCGCAGTTTTTCTGGTGTCGTCCCAATGCATTAAAAGAGGAGGCTCCGGTCTTCTCCCCCCGCGCCATACCCATAATGATCGCGCCTGAACGCGTTCAGGATATTGATACCCCATATGACTGGGACCGCGCCGAGCTTATGTTCGCCGCACTGCGCAAGGATGACGGGCGTAATCCGCAGCGTTAG
- a CDS encoding glutathione S-transferase family protein, translating to MQPVTLYGNIESGNCLKTLWAAKVAQAPHDWVEVDIFGGETRSDSFLALNPAGQVPVLRMADGRTLAQSNAILLYLLEGTDLIPSDPFQRAVMMQWLFWEQYSHEPYIAVRRSALRFKGASEADLDPDLYAKGRRALGVMEMNLLSQSFMVGEDMTAADIALVAYTRVADEGGFDLSEFPAVNGWVRRVESTLGIEHGQAAVHGDPE from the coding sequence ATGCAGCCCGTCACCCTCTACGGCAATATCGAAAGCGGCAATTGTCTGAAGACCCTTTGGGCGGCGAAAGTCGCACAGGCGCCTCATGACTGGGTGGAAGTGGACATCTTCGGCGGCGAGACCCGCAGCGACTCGTTCCTGGCGCTCAACCCGGCGGGTCAGGTTCCGGTCCTGCGCATGGCGGACGGGCGCACGCTGGCCCAGTCCAATGCGATCTTGTTGTACCTTCTTGAAGGCACGGATCTTATCCCGTCCGACCCGTTCCAGCGCGCGGTGATGATGCAATGGCTGTTCTGGGAGCAATATTCTCACGAACCCTATATCGCCGTTCGCCGCAGCGCCTTGCGCTTCAAGGGCGCGAGCGAGGCGGATCTCGACCCGGACCTCTACGCCAAGGGACGCCGCGCCCTGGGGGTGATGGAGATGAATCTGCTGTCGCAAAGCTTCATGGTCGGCGAAGACATGACCGCCGCCGACATCGCGCTAGTCGCCTATACGCGCGTCGCCGATGAGGGCGGGTTTGATCTGTCAGAGTTTCCCGCCGTCAACGGCTGGGTGCGCCGGGTGGAGAGCACGCTGGGCATCGAGCACGGCCAGGCCGCGGTCCATGGCGACCCGGAGTAG
- the hppD gene encoding 4-hydroxyphenylpyruvate dioxygenase, translated as MADLFENPLGTDGFEFVEYTSPEPEKIEALFESLGFTAVAKHKTKNITRYKQGDISFLVNKEETGQAADFRKEHGPSANAMAFRVKDAKAAYADAIARGAEPFGDGVWTDEIPAIKGIGGSALYLVDTYGDKTIYDDLFEPIAGAEDKGGVGLEVLDHLTHNVINGNMNKWASFYENVFNFREIRYFDIKGQHTGLLSRAMTGPCGKLKIPLNESSDDQSQISEYLREYNGEGIQHIALTTPDIYETVEQLRKNGVVFQGTPETYYELVDERVPNHGEDLERLKKNNILVDGNPETGDGLLLQIFTTTNIGPIFFEIIQRKGNEGFGEGNFKALFESIELDQIRRGVIKTEPAAE; from the coding sequence ATGGCCGATCTGTTTGAGAACCCGTTGGGCACCGACGGCTTTGAGTTTGTCGAGTATACGAGCCCGGAACCGGAAAAAATCGAGGCGCTGTTTGAGAGCCTCGGCTTCACCGCTGTCGCCAAGCACAAGACCAAGAACATCACCCGCTACAAGCAAGGTGACATCAGCTTCCTGGTGAACAAGGAAGAAACCGGCCAGGCGGCGGACTTCCGCAAGGAACACGGCCCCAGCGCCAACGCCATGGCTTTCCGGGTCAAAGACGCCAAGGCGGCCTATGCCGACGCTATCGCCCGCGGCGCCGAACCGTTCGGCGACGGCGTCTGGACCGACGAGATCCCGGCCATCAAGGGCATTGGCGGCTCGGCGCTCTACCTGGTCGACACCTATGGCGACAAGACGATCTATGACGATCTGTTCGAGCCGATTGCAGGCGCCGAAGATAAGGGCGGCGTGGGCCTTGAGGTTCTCGATCACCTGACCCACAACGTCATCAACGGCAATATGAACAAGTGGGCGAGCTTTTACGAGAACGTCTTCAACTTCCGCGAAATCCGCTATTTCGACATCAAGGGCCAGCATACCGGCCTCCTCTCACGCGCCATGACCGGCCCGTGCGGCAAGCTGAAAATCCCGCTGAACGAAAGCTCGGATGATCAGTCCCAGATCTCTGAATATCTGCGTGAATATAATGGCGAAGGCATCCAGCACATCGCCCTGACCACGCCGGACATCTATGAGACGGTCGAGCAACTGCGCAAGAACGGCGTCGTCTTCCAGGGCACGCCAGAGACCTATTACGAGCTGGTCGATGAGCGCGTGCCGAACCATGGCGAAGATCTCGAGCGTCTGAAGAAGAACAACATCCTGGTGGACGGCAATCCCGAAACCGGCGACGGCCTGCTGCTGCAGATCTTCACCACCACCAATATCGGACCGATCTTCTTCGAGATCATCCAGCGCAAGGGCAATGAAGGCTTCGGCGAGGGCAATTTCAAAGCCCTGTTTGAATCCATCGAGCTTGATCAGATCCGCCGCGGCGTGATCAAGACCGAGCCGGCGGCCGAGTAA
- a CDS encoding MarR family winged helix-turn-helix transcriptional regulator, producing the protein MADDARKPLDAGEGGSLRLPSYVPYRLSVTSNKASSLIAKAYQARFGLTIWEWRVIAVLGEGAALTAQAVCEATAMDKVSVSRAIRALDERGLVTRIRNAQDRRASDVSLTAEGRAIYADVAPLALDYEQKLLAAFSDEERDQLMSLLDKLEAQLDEVGQAFER; encoded by the coding sequence TTGGCCGACGACGCCCGTAAACCCTTGGATGCAGGCGAGGGCGGAAGCCTTCGCCTGCCCTCCTATGTGCCTTATCGCCTGTCGGTGACGTCCAACAAGGCGTCCAGCCTGATCGCCAAGGCGTATCAGGCCCGGTTCGGACTGACGATCTGGGAATGGCGGGTGATTGCGGTGCTGGGCGAGGGCGCGGCTCTGACCGCGCAAGCGGTGTGTGAAGCCACCGCCATGGACAAGGTCAGCGTCAGCCGGGCGATCCGCGCTCTGGATGAACGCGGCCTGGTGACTCGTATTCGCAATGCGCAGGACCGGCGCGCCAGCGACGTCTCACTGACGGCGGAAGGCCGGGCGATTTACGCGGACGTGGCGCCCCTGGCGCTCGATTACGAGCAAAAACTACTCGCTGCGTTCTCAGACGAAGAGCGCGACCAGCTCATGAGCCTTCTCGACAAGCTGGAAGCGCAACTCGATGAAGTGGGGCAGGCGTTCGAGCGCTAG